In one Alnus glutinosa chromosome 12, dhAlnGlut1.1, whole genome shotgun sequence genomic region, the following are encoded:
- the LOC133851016 gene encoding zinc finger BED domain-containing protein RICESLEEPER 2-like: MLEWGISSIFTITVDNASSNDTALDYLKRRTGHKDGAILENQFMHVRCCTDILNLIVSEGLKEVDDSIVKVRSAVKYVKSSPSRFEKFKYCMKREKLTFNGLLCLDVPTRWNSTFKMLEGAEKCRSAFELMEEYDEQFVSSLFDEKNDKKGLGPPTFADWERIRISLKFLELFYDAIMGLSGSLYVTSNMYVQEIYSIQMHLQDYRESGDYVLSAIAEKMMMKYNKYWGDLDRVNLLMFVAVILDPRTKLGALEFWFKDVLSVEQCTNMMKKLRHHLQKLYDHFNVGESSSQVEHGSIFPQGFSMNVEETENVSLHFMNRFHKYRAYKSDVQNKSEIERYLMEDVEKPNANFDILNWWKVNSTKFPILAQIARIVLAIPITTVASESAFCTGGRVLDSFRSSLAPGIVEALVCAQNWLGSKPLSSGNGYDTGMIDDAESYKLDSEITLKKMNILLEDD; encoded by the exons ATGCTTGAGTGGGGTATTAGTAGCATTTTCACTATTACAGTTGACAATGCTTCTTCTAATGATACCGCTTTGGATTACTTAAAGAGAAGAACTGGTCATAAGGATGGTGCCATATTAGAGAATCAGTTTATGCATGTGAGGTGCTGCACAGACatattaaatcttattgtgTCTGAGGGTTTGAAAGAAGTTGATGACTCCATTGTGAAGGTTAGAAGTGCAgtgaaatatgtgaagtcttctcCTTCAAGATTTGAGAAGTTTAAGTATTGcatgaaaagagaaaaacttaCTTTCAATGGTTTGTTGTGtcttgatgttccaactagatggaactctacatttaagatgttggaaggtgCTGAAAAATGTCGAAGTGCTTTTGAACTTATGGAAGAGTATGATGAACAATTTGTTTCTTCgttgtttgatgaaaaaaatgataaaaaaggTTTGGGACCTCCTACTTTTGCTGATTGGGAGCGTATTAGGATTTCTCTCAAGTTTCTCGAACTTTTTTATGATGCTATAATGGGACTTTCGGggtctttgtatgtgacatCTAATATGTATGTTCAAGAAATTTATAGCATTCAAATGCATTTACAAGACTATAGGGAGAGTGGTGATTATGTATTGAGTGCTATAGCGGAGAAAATGATGATGAAGTACAATAAGTATTGGGGGGATCTTGATAGGGTTAACTTGTTGATGTTTGTTGCGGTTATACTTGATCCACGAACCAAATTGGGGGCAttagaattttggttcaaaGATGTTCTTAGTGTTGAGCAATGTACTAATATGATGAAAAAATTGAGGCACCACCTTCAGAAATTATATGATCACTTCAACGTCGGAGAGAGTTCATCTCAAGTTGAACATGGTAGTATATTTCCTCAAGGTTTCTCAATGAATGTAGAAGAAACTGAAAACGTTTCACTTCACTTCATGAATAGGTTTCATAAGTACCGAGCTTATAAAAGTGATGTTCAAAACAAATCGGAGATAGAGCGATATTTGATGGAGGATGTTGAAAAACCGAATGCAAATttcgatattttaaattggtggaaggtgaactCAACCAAATTCCCAATACTTGCACAAATAGCACGTATTGTGTTGGCCATTCCCATTACAACAGTTGCTTCAGAGTCGGCATTTTGCACTGGAGGGCGTGTGTTGGATTCTTTTCGAAGTTCATTGGCCCCAGGAATTGTTGAAGCATTGGTATGTGCACAAAACTGGTTAGGATCAAAACCCCTAAGTAGTGGCAATGGTTATGACACAGGGATGATTGATGATGCTGAAAGTTATAAGCTCGATTCAG AAATAACTTTGAAGAAGATGAATATTTTACTCGAGGATGATTAG
- the LOC133852520 gene encoding LOW QUALITY PROTEIN: uncharacterized protein LOC133852520 (The sequence of the model RefSeq protein was modified relative to this genomic sequence to represent the inferred CDS: deleted 2 bases in 1 codon; substituted 1 base at 1 genomic stop codon) produces the protein MCATSLYPGLISIRFLLAAAKSLPRHVPTPWRGRGRGRGRGRGQGFGGGFGYGFFKQEPFDLFSDLELPKIPSVSKEQEALVIEQRRLENFSLFSXGPFPKSIFSDMFHKKRQSDDIERSSDCKMLNNKIVCDSLTQCLVLGRFPKELVEDSKGKQPSRKRARWNFDSELQKLDLFEKLEQMAESEEKDRKEAKMGMEMKKTLKKNLVILMVITSIT, from the exons ATGTGTGCTACTAGTTTG TACCCAGGGCTTATTTCGATTAGATTCCTGCTGGCTGCTGCCAAATCTCTGCCTCGACACGTGCCCACTCCTTGGCGAGGGCGAGGGCGAGGGCGAGGGCGAGGGCGAGGGCAGGGTTTTGGAGGTGGTTTCGGTTATGGATTTTTTAAACAGGAGCCATTTGATCTTTTTTCTGATCTCGAACTTCCTAAGATCCCATCTGTGAGTAAGGAGCAAGAAGCCCTAGTAATAGAGCAAAGAAGGCTAGAAAACTTCTCCCTCTTTTCTTGAGG TCCGTTTCCAAAGAGTATATTTTCTGACATGTTCCACAAAAAGAGACAAAGTGATGATATAGAGAGATCTTCTGACTGCAAAATGCTAAACAACAAAATAGTCTGCGATTCTCTTACTCAATGTTTAGTGCTCGGTAGATTTCCTAAGGAACTTGTTGAGGATTCAAAAGGGAAACAGCCAAGCAGAAAAAGAGCTCGATGGAATTTTGACTCGGAGCTGCAGAAGTTAGATCTTTTTGAGAAGCTTGAACAAATGGCTGAGAGCGAAGAAAAGGATAGAAAGGAGGCAAAGATGGGGATGGAGATGAAGAAGACATTAAAGAAGAATCTAGTGATACTGATGGTGATTACAAGCATAACATAG